The following are encoded in a window of Panicum virgatum strain AP13 chromosome 5N, P.virgatum_v5, whole genome shotgun sequence genomic DNA:
- the LOC120673682 gene encoding uncharacterized protein LOC120673682, producing the protein MDSSSIEPQQKGDRVMEVPEVDGDLLVELLDASLAAEDAGSPQLGFAADVDGGDCWMGSYELNGAIHTHQDCDLDAILSDFEEYGSPRQRQRYGPAPYAVFDDDDTLEWAETADAGMGPFTGGCMGDWYMDGMVMAMEWEEEWREGSAFSFGPCYGGEAGAEQVYGGPLWE; encoded by the coding sequence ATGGATAGCAGTAGCATCGAGCCGCAGCAGAAAGGAGACCGCGTCATGGAGGTGCCGGAGGTCGACGGAGACCTGCTCGTCGAGCTCCTGGACGCGTCCCTCGCCGCCGAGGATGCAGGCAGCCCTCAGCTCGGCTTCGcggccgacgtcgacggcggcgactGCTGGATGGGCAGCTACGAACTGAACGGCGCCATCCACACGCACCAGGACTGCGATCTCGACGCCATCCTATCCGACTTCGAGGAGTACGGGAGcccgcggcagcggcagcggtacGGGCCGGCGCCGTACGCCGtcttcgacgacgacgacacccTGGAGTGGGCGGAGACGGCCGACGCCGGCATGGGCCCGTTCACCGGTGGGTGCATGGGGGACTGGTACATGGACGGCATGGTCATGGCCATGGAGTGGGAGGAGGAGTGGCGCGAGGGGAGCGCCTTCTCGTTTGGGCCCTGCTATGGCGGCGAGGCTGGCGCGGAGCAGGTGTACGGCGGCCCGCTGTGGGAGTGA